One Thiocapsa sp. genomic window carries:
- the uvrA gene encoding excinuclease ABC subunit UvrA, with product MPERSRQPELIRLRGVRQNNLKDIDLDLPLNALIVVTGVSGSGKSSLAFDTLYAEGQRRYVETFSPYARQFLDRMDRPVADRIEGIPPAIAIDQTNPVRTSRSTVGTMTELNDHLKLLFARTARLFCRGCGREVQRDTPEGIWEDLVALPEAADRSVSIAFGVPVPASLDVEAVKILLAQQGYVRILSEDATAVEVIQDRLRPTAEHRGRAIEALETALARGHGRIRVYPLDADRQPGPPWRFSADLHCADCDIAYADPTPSRFSFNSPVGACPTCRGFGRTIGIDWSLVVPDPSKSLLEGAIKPIQSDSYSEIQEDLMGFAHRRGIPTDLPWRDLTDADRAWIIEGDGEWEAGVWYGLRRFFAWLEGRSYKMHVRVLLSRYRAYDVCTACDGARLTDEALDWRVGDKALADRALAPERRFRHGRIGMDEASWQALPGLCIHDLMRLPLSACRDFCDALPLDPALDLLIEGIRSRLRYLCEVGLGYLTLDRQSRTLSGGEVQRINLTTALGSTLVNALFVLDEPSIGLHPRDMDRIVAILRRLRDQGNSLVVVEHDPQVMWAADRIIDIGPGPGEQGGRILFEGPPAELIRTPGSLTGDYLAGRRQVAAGHPANPPTPDGPRIYIRGARAHNLKGIDVEIPLHRLVVITGVSGSGKSTLVQEVIYNALCQLKGHPDEPPGEHAGIEGDSLIADVVLLDQSSIGRTSRSNPASYVGALDVLRKRFAAQPLAKERGYTAGTFSFNSGTGRCPTCGGNGYEHLEMQFLADVYLRCPDCNGRRYRAPVLEVEIVARPGEPGRSIADVLEMTATEALACFADDADLKRALEPLLAVGLGYLRLGQPVPTLSGGEAQRLKLAGQLAKSGRGKARDGGMLFLLDEPTTGLHFADVAVLLNAFRRLLDKGHSLLVIEHNLDLIGAADWLIDLGPEGGEAGGDLVCCGTPEQVAAHPTSHTGRALAEHLRGLNARIAFATEGHGTTRNEEAFSGESSILVGSVEDSPFPCLPCPSVATDSTPAAPIPAGIQIIHAREHNLKDLSLTIARDRFTVITGVSGSGKSTLAFDILFAEGQRRFLESLNAYARQFVQPAARPDVDAVLGIPPTVAIEQRTSRGGAKSTVGTLTEIHHYLRLLYVRLGIQTCPTCAVPIEPMSRDAILERIQRDHGDKAVALMAPLVIARKGIYKELADWAVRHGWFVLRVDGEPIETRDWPRLDRYREHSIDLPVGEIAIRPEQETALRALLDQALDLGKGALRVVEVVDGTWGAETPYSTRRACPSCGMALPEPDPRLFSFNSKQGWCGDCFGTGLELRGFDGEQSGEEDQWQETDAVASHPCPSCHGARLNPQALAVRFRDRSIADLSALTVEQARAFVAGLHLDTRETAIAHDLLAEVRERLAFLAEVGLGYLTLDRAAPTLSGGEAQRIRLAAQLGSNLRGVCYILDEPTIGLHPRDNRLLLNGLDRLQAKGNTILVVEHDEETIRRADEVIDLGPGAGTRGGEIIARGTALELMQNPASVTGRALARTRGRSRPVRATGKGDDGILISGARRHNLQDIEVRIPLARLVCITGVSGSGKSTLVREVLVKSLRNLLAQEGKTAARPGKGTLIGCKRLTGWQGIARALEVDQTPIGKTPRSCPATYVGFWDPIRRLFAATSEARILGWGPARFSFNTSGGRCSACEGQGVQKLEMSFLPDVRMTCEVCGGSRFDRETREVRYQGHDIGQVLRLSVDEAVDVFHAHRAIHHPLALLRDVGLGYLQLGQPSPTLSGGEAQRIKLVTELTKARSTSGATPGQRQGPESIKTQRHARPTLYVLDEPTVGLHMADVERLLGVLHRLVDAGHSVLVIEHNLDLMAEADWIIDLGPEAGDGGGRVVAAGTPETVAQAGDLPTARALRKHLQSTGHAGSAQ from the coding sequence ATGCCAGAGCGGAGCCGGCAACCGGAGCTGATCCGTTTGCGCGGGGTGCGCCAGAACAACCTCAAGGACATCGATCTCGACCTGCCGCTCAACGCGCTGATCGTCGTGACCGGCGTCTCGGGCTCCGGCAAGTCCTCGCTCGCCTTCGACACACTCTATGCCGAGGGACAGCGGCGCTATGTCGAGACCTTCTCGCCCTACGCGCGCCAGTTCCTCGATCGGATGGACCGCCCGGTGGCCGACCGCATCGAGGGCATCCCGCCCGCGATCGCCATCGACCAGACCAATCCGGTGCGGACCTCGCGCTCCACCGTCGGCACCATGACGGAGCTGAACGACCATCTAAAGCTCCTCTTTGCACGCACCGCCCGGCTCTTCTGCCGCGGGTGCGGTCGAGAGGTCCAGCGCGACACGCCCGAGGGCATTTGGGAAGACCTGGTCGCCTTGCCGGAGGCCGCCGACCGGAGCGTTTCGATCGCCTTCGGCGTGCCGGTGCCGGCCTCGCTGGATGTCGAGGCGGTCAAGATATTGCTCGCCCAGCAGGGCTATGTCCGGATCCTCTCGGAGGACGCGACCGCCGTCGAGGTGATCCAGGACCGGCTGCGTCCGACCGCCGAGCACCGCGGCCGCGCGATCGAGGCGCTGGAGACCGCGCTGGCCCGCGGTCACGGGCGCATCCGGGTCTATCCGCTCGATGCCGATCGGCAGCCCGGCCCACCCTGGCGCTTCTCGGCCGATCTGCATTGTGCCGACTGCGACATCGCCTACGCGGATCCGACGCCGAGCCGCTTCTCCTTCAACTCGCCCGTCGGCGCCTGTCCGACCTGTCGGGGTTTCGGGCGCACCATCGGGATCGACTGGTCGCTGGTCGTCCCGGATCCGTCCAAATCACTGCTTGAGGGCGCGATCAAGCCCATCCAGTCCGACAGCTACTCGGAGATCCAGGAAGACCTGATGGGCTTCGCGCACCGTCGCGGCATCCCGACCGATCTGCCCTGGCGCGACCTCACGGATGCCGATCGCGCCTGGATCATCGAGGGGGACGGCGAGTGGGAGGCCGGCGTCTGGTACGGCTTGCGCCGCTTCTTCGCCTGGCTCGAAGGGCGCAGCTACAAGATGCATGTGCGTGTGCTGCTCTCGCGCTACCGCGCCTACGACGTCTGCACCGCCTGCGACGGGGCCAGACTGACGGACGAGGCACTGGATTGGCGGGTCGGGGACAAGGCGCTCGCGGATCGGGCGCTGGCACCAGAGCGCCGCTTCCGGCACGGGCGCATCGGGATGGACGAGGCGAGCTGGCAGGCCCTCCCCGGCCTCTGCATCCATGACCTGATGCGCCTGCCCTTGAGCGCCTGCCGCGACTTCTGCGACGCGCTGCCGCTGGATCCGGCGCTGGATCTGCTGATCGAGGGCATCCGCTCGCGCTTGCGCTATCTCTGCGAGGTCGGGCTCGGCTATCTCACCCTGGACCGCCAGTCGCGCACCCTCTCGGGCGGCGAGGTGCAGCGCATCAACCTGACCACCGCGCTCGGCAGCACGCTGGTCAACGCGCTCTTCGTGCTGGACGAGCCCAGCATCGGCCTGCATCCGCGCGACATGGATCGCATCGTGGCCATCCTGCGACGCCTGCGCGACCAGGGCAACTCGCTGGTGGTCGTGGAGCACGACCCGCAGGTCATGTGGGCCGCCGATCGGATCATCGACATCGGCCCCGGACCGGGCGAGCAAGGCGGACGCATCCTCTTCGAGGGGCCACCGGCGGAGCTGATCCGCACCCCCGGATCGCTCACCGGCGACTATCTGGCCGGCCGGCGACAGGTCGCCGCCGGCCACCCGGCCAATCCCCCGACGCCCGACGGCCCGCGAATCTACATCCGCGGCGCCCGCGCCCACAACCTCAAGGGGATCGATGTCGAGATCCCGCTGCACCGCCTCGTGGTGATCACGGGCGTCTCGGGATCCGGCAAGTCGACCCTGGTGCAGGAAGTCATCTACAACGCACTCTGCCAGCTCAAGGGCCATCCCGACGAGCCGCCGGGCGAGCACGCCGGGATCGAGGGGGACAGCCTGATCGCCGATGTCGTGCTGCTCGATCAATCGAGCATCGGCCGGACCTCGCGCTCGAACCCGGCGAGCTATGTCGGCGCGCTCGATGTGCTACGTAAACGCTTTGCCGCCCAGCCGCTCGCCAAGGAGCGCGGCTACACCGCCGGCACCTTCAGCTTCAACAGCGGCACCGGACGCTGCCCGACCTGCGGCGGCAACGGCTACGAGCATCTGGAGATGCAGTTCCTCGCCGATGTCTATCTGCGCTGTCCGGACTGCAACGGCCGGCGTTATCGCGCGCCGGTGCTGGAGGTCGAGATCGTCGCCCGGCCCGGCGAGCCCGGACGCTCGATCGCCGACGTGCTGGAGATGACGGCGACCGAGGCACTCGCCTGCTTCGCCGATGACGCCGATCTCAAGCGCGCACTCGAGCCCTTGCTCGCGGTCGGGCTCGGCTATCTGCGACTCGGCCAGCCGGTGCCGACACTCTCGGGCGGCGAGGCCCAGCGGCTCAAGCTTGCCGGCCAGCTCGCCAAATCGGGCCGGGGCAAGGCCCGCGACGGCGGCATGCTCTTTCTGCTCGACGAGCCGACCACCGGGCTGCATTTCGCCGATGTTGCGGTCCTGCTGAACGCCTTCCGACGGCTGCTCGACAAGGGGCATTCGCTCCTCGTCATCGAGCACAATCTCGACCTGATCGGCGCCGCGGATTGGCTCATCGACCTGGGACCCGAGGGTGGCGAGGCCGGTGGCGATCTGGTCTGCTGCGGCACGCCCGAGCAGGTTGCGGCGCATCCGACGAGCCATACGGGGCGGGCCTTGGCCGAGCATCTGCGCGGTCTGAATGCCCGAATCGCGTTTGCCACGGAAGGACACGGAACGACACGGAACGAAGAAGCGTTTTCGGGAGAGTCGTCGATTCTGGTCGGGTCGGTGGAAGACAGCCCTTTTCCGTGTCTTCCGTGTCCTTCCGTGGCAACAGATTCCACGCCGGCCGCCCCGATCCCGGCGGGGATCCAGATCATCCATGCCCGCGAGCACAACCTCAAGGATCTGTCCCTCACGATCGCGCGCGATCGCTTTACCGTCATCACCGGCGTCTCGGGCAGCGGCAAGAGCACCCTCGCCTTCGACATCCTCTTTGCCGAGGGCCAGCGTCGCTTCTTGGAGTCGCTGAACGCCTACGCCCGCCAATTCGTCCAGCCTGCCGCGCGGCCGGATGTCGATGCCGTGCTCGGCATCCCGCCCACCGTCGCCATCGAGCAGCGCACCAGTCGCGGCGGGGCCAAGAGCACGGTCGGCACCCTGACCGAGATCCACCACTATCTGCGTCTGCTCTACGTCCGGCTCGGGATCCAGACCTGCCCGACCTGCGCCGTACCCATCGAGCCGATGAGCCGGGACGCCATTCTGGAGCGGATTCAACGTGATCACGGGGACAAAGCCGTCGCACTCATGGCCCCCTTGGTGATCGCCCGCAAAGGCATCTACAAGGAGCTGGCCGACTGGGCCGTGCGCCACGGCTGGTTCGTCCTGCGCGTCGACGGCGAGCCGATCGAGACACGCGACTGGCCGCGGCTCGACCGCTATCGCGAGCACAGCATCGACCTGCCGGTCGGGGAGATCGCGATCCGGCCCGAGCAGGAGACGGCGTTGCGCGCACTCCTGGATCAGGCCCTTGATCTCGGCAAGGGCGCGCTCCGCGTGGTGGAGGTCGTCGACGGGACCTGGGGCGCCGAGACGCCCTACTCGACCCGACGCGCCTGCCCGAGCTGCGGGATGGCCCTGCCCGAGCCCGACCCGCGGCTCTTCAGCTTCAACTCGAAGCAGGGCTGGTGCGGGGACTGTTTCGGCACCGGACTGGAGCTTCGCGGCTTCGACGGAGAGCAGTCGGGCGAAGAGGATCAATGGCAGGAGACCGACGCGGTCGCGTCACATCCCTGTCCGAGCTGTCACGGCGCACGCCTCAACCCGCAGGCACTCGCGGTGCGTTTTCGCGATCGCTCGATCGCGGATCTCTCGGCCCTGACCGTGGAGCAGGCCAGAGCCTTCGTTGCCGGTCTGCACCTGGATACGCGCGAGACCGCCATCGCCCACGACCTGCTCGCCGAGGTGCGCGAGCGACTCGCCTTTCTCGCCGAGGTCGGACTCGGCTATCTGACCCTGGATCGGGCCGCGCCCACCCTTTCGGGCGGCGAGGCGCAGCGCATCCGCCTGGCCGCCCAGCTCGGCTCCAACCTGCGCGGTGTCTGCTACATCCTGGACGAGCCCACCATCGGCCTGCATCCGCGCGACAACCGCTTGCTCCTGAACGGGCTCGATCGGCTCCAGGCCAAAGGCAACACCATCCTGGTGGTCGAGCACGACGAGGAGACCATCCGCCGCGCCGACGAGGTCATCGACCTGGGGCCGGGCGCCGGCACGCGCGGCGGCGAGATCATTGCCCGCGGCACCGCACTGGAGCTGATGCAGAACCCGGCCTCCGTCACCGGGCGCGCTCTCGCCCGTACGCGGGGGCGCTCGCGGCCGGTCCGCGCGACCGGCAAGGGCGACGACGGGATCCTGATCTCGGGTGCTCGACGCCACAACCTGCAGGATATCGAGGTCCGCATCCCGCTCGCCCGGCTGGTCTGCATCACCGGCGTCTCGGGCTCGGGCAAGTCGACACTGGTGCGCGAGGTCCTGGTCAAGAGCCTGCGCAACCTGCTCGCGCAGGAGGGCAAGACAGCGGCGCGCCCCGGCAAAGGCACCCTGATCGGCTGCAAACGCCTGACCGGGTGGCAGGGCATCGCGCGCGCCTTGGAGGTCGACCAGACCCCGATCGGCAAGACGCCACGTTCCTGTCCCGCCACCTATGTCGGTTTCTGGGATCCGATCCGCCGCCTCTTCGCCGCCACCTCGGAGGCTCGCATCCTCGGCTGGGGACCGGCACGCTTCTCCTTCAACACCAGCGGCGGGCGTTGCAGCGCCTGCGAGGGCCAGGGGGTTCAGAAGCTGGAGATGAGTTTCCTGCCGGATGTCCGCATGACCTGCGAGGTCTGCGGCGGCAGCCGTTTCGACCGCGAGACCCGCGAGGTGCGCTATCAAGGACACGATATCGGCCAGGTGCTGCGCCTGAGCGTCGACGAGGCGGTGGATGTCTTTCACGCACACCGCGCCATTCACCACCCGCTCGCCCTGCTGCGGGATGTCGGACTCGGCTACCTGCAGCTCGGTCAGCCAAGCCCCACGCTCTCGGGCGGCGAGGCCCAGCGCATCAAGCTGGTCACCGAGCTGACCAAGGCCAGATCGACATCAGGGGCGACGCCGGGGCAGAGACAGGGGCCCGAATCGATCAAGACCCAACGCCACGCCCGCCCGACGCTCTACGTCCTCGACGAGCCGACCGTCGGCCTGCACATGGCCGACGTCGAACGCCTGCTCGGCGTCCTGCACCGTCTGGTCGATGCCGGTCACTCGGTCCTGGTGATCGAGCACAACCTCGACCTCATGGCCGAGGCCGACTGGATCATCGATTTGGGGCCGGAGGCGGGCGATGGCGGCGGTCGGGTCGTCGCCGCAGGCACGCCGGAGACGGTCGCGCAGGCCGGCGACCTTCCGACCGCGCGCGCGTTGCGGAAGCATCTTCAGTCCACCGGTCACGCAGGCTCGGCGCAATAG
- a CDS encoding efflux RND transporter periplasmic adaptor subunit has translation MRRTLAYFPILLATVLAGLGTTNLSAHEGHDHGPPLPAPVTATLAPRVTAESADLELVAVLEDGTLTVYLDEFATNRPIEDAVLQVESGAWQGNAAHEGDGVYRLDPGPLAEPGQHDLIFAIESPTLADLLLGTLVVSDAPDIDAQPAAGSPAWYASVPLLQGAVVLLALCSLALLLWRDHRDRRIPGKQSDPKSPSKGSASPNTAAMMPLALLATTLLALDAVGPVRAHEGHDHGAPDPASDPTPAAASAAGQAAARLPDGTLFVPKPTQRLLGIRTARAEPGDWPDTFTLSGHVIPDPNASALVQAPLRGRIELPEEGLPLLGAPIREGQVLAYLVPILDAVDRTDLQAEVAELDGRIENLARNLIRLRQLGDNAPRQELEETETEHTSLTARRRAIADSFSVRMPLTAAVGGVLALRNASPGQIVAGGETLFTVVDPKRLLVEALLYDTDHATHFTSASATTAEGRNLRLTPLGSGYELRGHALPIQFRIEPDPPLVTPGSPRPSDQLVVRQPLTVVATMFHGSTGLRIPSAAVQRGPDGAELVWLHVQPEHFRPQRVQVRALGAGDSVVSAGLAAGDRVVSDGAALLGQVR, from the coding sequence ATGCGAAGAACCCTGGCCTACTTCCCGATCCTGCTCGCGACCGTGCTGGCCGGCCTTGGCACGACCAATCTCTCGGCCCACGAAGGCCATGACCACGGTCCGCCGTTGCCGGCCCCGGTGACCGCGACCCTGGCGCCGCGGGTCACCGCCGAGTCGGCGGATCTGGAGCTGGTTGCCGTACTCGAAGACGGGACACTGACGGTCTATCTGGATGAGTTTGCGACCAACCGCCCGATCGAGGACGCCGTCCTGCAGGTCGAGAGCGGGGCCTGGCAGGGCAACGCGGCCCACGAGGGCGACGGCGTCTACAGGCTCGATCCGGGTCCACTGGCGGAGCCGGGCCAACACGATCTGATCTTTGCGATCGAGTCGCCGACGCTGGCCGATCTGCTGTTGGGAACCCTGGTGGTATCGGACGCGCCAGACATCGATGCCCAGCCGGCCGCTGGATCGCCGGCCTGGTACGCATCCGTTCCGCTGCTGCAAGGGGCGGTCGTGCTGCTGGCGTTATGCAGTCTGGCCCTGCTGCTGTGGCGCGATCACCGGGACCGCCGCATTCCAGGCAAGCAATCAGATCCGAAGTCCCCGTCGAAGGGTTCAGCCTCCCCGAACACGGCAGCGATGATGCCGCTGGCGCTCCTCGCAACGACGCTGCTGGCGCTGGACGCCGTCGGACCCGTCCGCGCCCACGAGGGACATGACCATGGCGCTCCGGACCCGGCCAGCGATCCGACCCCTGCGGCGGCATCCGCCGCCGGGCAAGCCGCCGCGCGCTTGCCGGACGGGACCCTGTTCGTACCGAAACCGACCCAACGGCTGCTCGGTATCCGCACCGCCCGCGCCGAGCCCGGTGACTGGCCGGACACCTTCACTCTGTCCGGGCACGTGATCCCGGATCCGAACGCCAGTGCGCTGGTGCAGGCGCCGCTGCGGGGCCGCATCGAGCTGCCGGAGGAGGGTCTGCCGCTGCTCGGAGCGCCGATTCGCGAGGGCCAGGTGCTGGCCTATCTTGTCCCGATCCTGGACGCAGTGGACCGCACCGATCTACAGGCGGAAGTGGCCGAGCTCGACGGGCGCATCGAGAACCTCGCCCGCAACCTGATCCGCCTACGCCAGCTCGGCGACAACGCCCCGCGCCAGGAGCTCGAGGAGACCGAGACCGAGCACACGAGCCTGACCGCCCGTCGCCGCGCCATCGCCGACAGCTTCAGCGTGCGGATGCCGCTGACCGCCGCGGTCGGCGGCGTGCTGGCCTTGCGCAACGCCTCGCCGGGCCAGATCGTGGCCGGCGGCGAGACCCTGTTCACGGTCGTGGACCCCAAGCGTCTGCTGGTGGAGGCCCTGCTTTACGACACCGATCATGCGACCCATTTCACCTCGGCCAGCGCCACGACCGCCGAGGGCCGCAACCTGCGCCTGACACCGCTCGGCAGCGGCTACGAGCTGCGCGGCCATGCCCTGCCGATTCAGTTCCGGATCGAGCCCGACCCGCCACTCGTGACGCCGGGAAGCCCGCGGCCATCCGACCAGCTCGTCGTGCGCCAACCCCTGACGGTGGTCGCCACCATGTTCCACGGCAGCACGGGCCTGCGCATCCCGAGCGCCGCGGTCCAGCGCGGCCCGGACGGCGCCGAGCTGGTCTGGTTGCATGTCCAGCCCGAGCACTTCCGCCCGCAGCGCGTGCAGGTCCGGGCGTTGGGCGCCGGAGACAGCGTGGTGAGCGCCGGGCTCGCGGCCGGGGACCGGGTGGTCTCCGACGGCGCCGCGCTGCTCGGTCAGGTGCGCTGA